A DNA window from Methanobacterium sp. contains the following coding sequences:
- a CDS encoding archease, translating to MKNDNQGKKFEFFEVTADVGYRAYGKTLDEAFENAALAMFEVMTDTSKIEHEVERKIEVESEDECALLYDWLSEFLFMLDVDFLMFSKFEVKINKGDDGFSLKGTAWGEEFNPEIHESRAEVKAVTYHMMDVKQDNGNMVQVILDI from the coding sequence GTGAAAAACGATAATCAAGGCAAAAAATTTGAATTTTTTGAGGTCACAGCTGATGTGGGCTATAGGGCATATGGAAAAACGCTGGATGAAGCGTTTGAAAATGCCGCTCTTGCAATGTTTGAAGTAATGACAGATACATCAAAAATAGAACATGAGGTAGAACGGAAGATTGAAGTTGAATCCGAAGATGAATGTGCACTTTTATATGATTGGCTTTCAGAATTTCTTTTCATGCTGGACGTTGATTTCCTGATGTTTTCTAAATTTGAAGTCAAAATAAATAAAGGAGATGATGGATTTTCTTTAAAAGGGACAGCATGGGGCGAAGAATTTAATCCAGAAATCCATGAAAGCCGGGCTGAGGTAAAGGCAGTTACTTACCATATGATGGATGTCAAACAGGATAATGGGAATATGGTGCAGGTTATTCTGGATATTTAA
- the mcrB gene encoding coenzyme-B sulfoethylthiotransferase subunit beta, which translates to MPTYEDKIDLYGVDGKLLEENVPLEAISPMYNPTISKIVQEVKRSVAINLAGIEKTLANAAYGGKANFIPGRELNLPIVENVDVIADKLQKIIQIDEDDDFNLKQINNGAQVLVQLPSQRMNMAADYTVSTLVTGGAVIQAIIDTFDVDQFDASAIKTAVLGSYPQSVDFKGANVAALLAPPAMLDSLGYGFRTIAANHIVAVTKKNTLNAVALSAILEQTSMFEIGDALGAFERSHLLGLAYQGLNANNIVFDLVKANGKGTVGTVIASLVERALDDGVIKVAKTMPSGYKIYEPVDWALWNAYAAAGLISSTIVNIGASRAAQGVASTLLYYNDILEYETGLPGVDYGRAQGTGVGMSFFSHGIYGGGGPGTFNGNHVVTRHSKGYAVPCNAASMCLDAGTQMFSVESTSSLVGTVYSDIDYLREPIKYVAEGAVEIKDKI; encoded by the coding sequence ATGCCAACATATGAAGATAAAATAGACCTATATGGAGTAGATGGAAAGCTTTTAGAAGAAAATGTTCCTCTAGAAGCAATTAGTCCAATGTACAACCCTACTATTTCTAAGATTGTACAGGAAGTTAAACGTTCTGTAGCTATTAACTTAGCAGGGATAGAAAAAACATTGGCAAACGCAGCTTATGGTGGAAAAGCAAACTTTATTCCTGGAAGGGAATTAAATTTACCAATAGTTGAAAACGTAGACGTAATTGCTGATAAACTTCAAAAAATTATCCAAATAGACGAAGATGACGATTTCAATCTCAAACAAATTAACAATGGGGCTCAGGTTCTTGTTCAGCTGCCTTCACAGAGAATGAACATGGCAGCAGATTACACAGTTTCCACATTAGTTACTGGTGGAGCAGTAATCCAGGCAATCATAGACACATTCGATGTAGATCAATTTGATGCTTCTGCAATAAAAACCGCAGTTTTAGGAAGTTACCCACAGAGTGTAGACTTCAAAGGAGCTAACGTCGCAGCACTACTTGCACCTCCAGCTATGCTCGACAGTTTAGGTTACGGTTTCAGGACCATTGCAGCTAACCACATCGTAGCAGTAACCAAGAAAAACACATTAAATGCAGTAGCATTATCCGCAATATTAGAACAAACCTCAATGTTCGAAATAGGTGATGCTTTAGGTGCATTCGAAAGGTCCCACTTATTAGGACTTGCATACCAGGGTTTAAATGCTAATAACATTGTTTTCGACCTGGTCAAAGCAAACGGAAAAGGTACTGTAGGAACAGTAATCGCTTCACTGGTAGAAAGAGCACTTGATGACGGAGTCATTAAAGTAGCAAAAACAATGCCTTCAGGATACAAAATATATGAACCTGTTGACTGGGCTTTATGGAACGCTTATGCTGCTGCTGGATTAATAAGTTCAACAATAGTAAACATAGGTGCATCCAGAGCTGCTCAGGGTGTTGCTTCTACACTTCTTTACTACAACGATATACTAGAATACGAAACTGGTCTTCCTGGTGTTGACTACGGAAGAGCACAGGGTACTGGTGTAGGTATGAGTTTCTTCTCCCACGGTATATACGGTGGAGGGGGTCCTGGAACCTTCAACGGAAACCACGTTGTAACCAGACACAGTAAAGGTTATGCTGTACCTTGTAATGCAGCTTCCATGTGTTTAGACGCAGGTACACAGATGTTTTCTGTTGAATCTACCTCTAGCTTAGTAGGAACTGTTTACAGTGATATTGACTACCTTAGGGAACCTATCAAATACGTTGCAGAAGGTGCAGTAGAGATAAAAGACAAAATATAA
- a CDS encoding DUF2795 domain-containing protein gives MPCGTIDEVEPFLKGLLYPATKQDIMEQAKKNNADYVVLETLDSMDEKTYYDRKGLVGVLRKTIAKS, from the coding sequence ATGCCCTGCGGGACGATTGATGAAGTAGAACCATTTTTAAAGGGTCTCCTGTATCCTGCAACTAAACAGGATATAATGGAACAAGCTAAGAAAAATAATGCAGATTATGTGGTTTTAGAAACATTAGATAGTATGGACGAAAAAACATATTATGATCGTAAAGGTTTAGTGGGAGTACTTAGGAAAACAATTGCAAAAAGCTGA
- the mcrG gene encoding coenzyme-B sulfoethylthiotransferase subunit gamma: protein MSYEAQYTPGKTKIAENRRNHMNPDYELKKIREVADEDIVKILGHRNPGEGYKTVHPPLEEMDFELDMMKELVEPIPGAKEGVRTRYVQFADSMYNAPAQPYDRARTYMWRFRGVDTGTLSGRQVVEIRELDLEKMSKTLIETELFDPAKTGIRGATVHGHSLRLDENGLMFDALQRYVYNEEDGQVSYVKDQVGRPLDEPVAVGEPLDDEHLSEITTIYRYDNVSMRDDEEAIEVVETIHDARTKGGYGLGVFKNDLKCKLGDD, encoded by the coding sequence ATGTCGTATGAAGCTCAATACACACCTGGAAAAACAAAAATTGCTGAAAATCGTAGGAACCATATGAACCCTGATTATGAACTTAAAAAGATCAGGGAAGTAGCAGATGAAGATATAGTTAAAATTTTAGGTCACAGAAACCCTGGGGAAGGATACAAAACAGTACACCCTCCTCTTGAAGAAATGGACTTTGAATTAGACATGATGAAAGAACTCGTGGAACCTATTCCTGGTGCAAAAGAAGGTGTCAGGACCAGATATGTCCAATTTGCAGATTCCATGTACAACGCTCCAGCACAGCCTTATGACAGGGCTCGAACCTACATGTGGAGGTTCAGAGGAGTAGACACAGGTACTTTATCTGGAAGACAGGTTGTAGAAATCAGGGAACTTGACTTAGAAAAAATGTCTAAAACTTTAATTGAAACTGAATTATTTGACCCTGCAAAAACAGGTATAAGAGGTGCAACCGTACACGGGCACTCATTAAGACTCGATGAAAACGGTTTAATGTTTGACGCACTTCAGAGATATGTTTACAACGAAGAAGACGGTCAAGTATCTTATGTTAAAGACCAAGTAGGAAGACCTCTTGACGAACCTGTAGCTGTAGGAGAACCATTAGATGATGAACATCTATCAGAAATTACCACCATCTACAGGTACGATAACGTAAGCATGAGAGATGATGAAGAAGCAATTGAAGTAGTCGAAACCATACACGACGCCAGAACAAAAGGTGGTTATGGATTAGGCGTATTCAAAAATGATTTAAAATGTAAATTGGGTGATGACTAA
- a CDS encoding 6-hydroxymethylpterin diphosphokinase MptE-like protein, with the protein MNLDAWFSWYDKILKEFGFSREDDEKSAELLNNLLNEDNSSSIAETNIKDMVIIFGAGPSLKGNIEDLDELDQLEELNLNKFTLIAADGATTALLEKDIVPDIIVTDLDGNMDDIIEANERGAILAVHAHGNNIDKIKEYVPELKRILGTTQSVPLENVSNFGGFTDGDRCIFLAIELGARFILLAGMDFGDIVTKYSRPDLSEAEGKADEIKQMKLNYAKKLTQWAAENENVKIVNMSGGESVQGVDDIKFE; encoded by the coding sequence ATGAATCTTGATGCTTGGTTTTCATGGTATGACAAAATACTAAAAGAATTTGGTTTCAGCCGTGAAGATGATGAAAAATCTGCGGAACTGTTAAACAACCTTTTAAACGAAGATAACAGTTCAAGCATTGCTGAGACTAATATAAAAGATATGGTAATTATTTTTGGAGCTGGACCATCCCTTAAAGGGAATATTGAAGATTTGGACGAACTGGATCAGTTGGAAGAATTAAATTTAAATAAGTTTACATTAATTGCAGCAGATGGGGCAACAACTGCACTTTTAGAGAAAGATATAGTTCCAGATATTATAGTTACAGATTTAGACGGTAATATGGATGATATAATAGAAGCTAACGAGCGAGGAGCAATTCTGGCTGTCCATGCCCATGGAAATAATATTGATAAAATAAAAGAATATGTTCCGGAGTTAAAACGAATTTTGGGGACTACTCAAAGTGTACCTTTGGAAAATGTATCTAATTTCGGCGGTTTTACAGATGGAGACCGTTGCATCTTCCTGGCAATTGAACTTGGGGCAAGATTTATACTTCTTGCAGGAATGGACTTTGGGGATATCGTAACCAAATATTCTAGGCCGGATTTATCTGAAGCAGAGGGTAAAGCTGATGAAATTAAGCAAATGAAGTTGAATTATGCTAAAAAACTTACACAGTGGGCTGCAGAAAATGAAAATGTGAAAATAGTGAATATGTCTGGTGGAGAAAGCGTGCAAGGTGTTGATGATATCAAATTTGAATAA
- a CDS encoding alanine--glyoxylate aminotransferase family protein — MEETLLMIPGPTKVAPRVLKAMSDAVMNHRSAQFADILTEVNEMMSEVFQTENPSYTITGSGTAAMEAAVGNVLNKGDKILNIVGGKFGERFAQIAEANGGNSVKLDVEWGKAVDPEDVKNILEEDDEIKAVTLVHNETSTGVASPIEEVGKIVKDYNALYVVDTVSSLGGDDVAVDDYNIDICVTGSQKCLAAPPGMAAITVSDDAWDVINKVDSNSYYLDVRKYKKYAGHTPSETPYTPSVSLMYAMREALNMVMEEGLEARIERHKLAASATRNAVKALGLELFADEDVSSTTVTAVKMPEGVTDKDMRGTMRDKYGIVLAGGQDHLKGNVFRIGHMGNVNYRDLVVTMAALEMTLKGLEMDICLGNGVAAVEEAYLIG; from the coding sequence ATGGAGGAAACATTGCTAATGATACCCGGACCTACCAAAGTAGCTCCGCGAGTACTAAAAGCCATGTCAGATGCAGTGATGAACCACAGAAGTGCTCAATTCGCTGATATTTTAACTGAAGTCAATGAAATGATGTCAGAAGTATTCCAGACTGAAAATCCATCTTACACTATAACCGGTTCTGGAACAGCTGCAATGGAAGCTGCAGTTGGAAATGTCCTTAATAAAGGAGATAAAATTTTAAATATTGTTGGCGGGAAATTCGGAGAAAGATTTGCACAGATAGCTGAAGCTAACGGCGGTAATTCCGTTAAGCTTGATGTGGAATGGGGTAAAGCAGTAGATCCCGAAGATGTCAAAAATATTTTAGAAGAAGATGATGAAATTAAAGCTGTGACATTAGTTCACAACGAAACTTCAACAGGGGTCGCAAGCCCAATAGAAGAAGTAGGTAAAATTGTTAAAGATTATAACGCTTTATATGTTGTAGATACTGTTTCATCCCTTGGTGGGGACGACGTAGCTGTAGACGATTATAACATCGATATTTGTGTAACAGGTTCACAGAAATGTCTTGCCGCACCACCAGGAATGGCAGCAATCACAGTAAGTGATGATGCATGGGATGTAATCAATAAAGTAGACTCCAACTCATATTACTTGGACGTAAGGAAATACAAAAAATACGCAGGACATACACCATCCGAAACTCCATACACACCTTCCGTATCCTTAATGTACGCAATGCGTGAAGCATTAAACATGGTAATGGAAGAAGGTCTCGAAGCTAGAATAGAAAGACACAAATTAGCTGCGTCAGCCACAAGAAATGCTGTTAAAGCTCTTGGTCTTGAACTATTTGCTGACGAAGATGTTTCATCTACAACCGTAACTGCTGTAAAAATGCCTGAAGGCGTAACTGATAAAGATATGAGGGGCACAATGAGAGATAAATATGGAATTGTGCTTGCCGGTGGTCAAGACCACTTAAAAGGCAATGTTTTCAGGATAGGACATATGGGTAATGTCAACTACAGAGATCTTGTTGTTACAATGGCTGCTCTCGAAATGACTTTAAAAGGTCTTGAAATGGACATTTGTCTCGGAAATGGAGTGGCAGCAGTAGAAGAGGCTTATCTTATAGGATAA
- the mcrD gene encoding methyl-coenzyme M reductase operon protein D gives MNEIKAVDVKIFPHRLLKPKTTEKILNSIIDLDGILRVLVNGKSLPRVVGYGPAKGTIVNHEDRKVIKVKEENFELLVSVGEIIVTVNHEKLDSFKEELERILSDALNFRYDVSVGIFTKTNITVSDYMKYGIGFDKSIDPRLIGMVDPSAKSSETVRLIGD, from the coding sequence ATGAACGAAATTAAAGCCGTGGATGTTAAAATATTTCCCCACAGGCTTTTAAAACCCAAAACAACTGAAAAAATACTGAACTCTATAATTGACCTTGATGGAATTTTAAGGGTTCTTGTAAATGGTAAATCTTTACCACGAGTTGTAGGGTACGGACCTGCAAAAGGAACTATCGTAAATCACGAAGATAGAAAGGTTATTAAGGTAAAAGAAGAGAATTTTGAACTTTTAGTTTCTGTTGGAGAAATCATAGTAACTGTAAACCATGAAAAACTGGATTCCTTTAAAGAGGAACTAGAAAGAATCCTAAGTGATGCCCTTAACTTCAGATATGATGTTTCAGTAGGTATTTTCACAAAAACAAATATCACTGTTTCAGATTATATGAAATACGGCATAGGATTTGATAAAAGTATTGATCCACGGTTAATTGGAATGGTGGATCCAAGTGCAAAATCCTCAGAAACTGTAAGATTAATAGGTGATTAA
- a CDS encoding CDC48 family AAA ATPase — translation MPELGEVELRVAEALQQDVGKGIIRMDNELLAEMDVEPGDIVEIIGKRTTGAIVGHAYPADIGLEIVRMDGLTRSNAGTSIGETVTIRHAKIRIARKVTLAPATKGLRIMASGDIIKRNIMGRAAARGDILSLISPRRTRETFREFPGGEKVFREFFESTTPFSLGEIKFSVVSTNPAGIVRINDVTEIEVRPEAVEIVEKKVPDVTYDDVGGLKQEIGKVREMIELPLRHPEIFDRLGIDPPRGVLLHGAPGTGKTLLAKAVANESGSNFVAINGPEVMSKYVGEAEKKIRDLFKEAEENAPTVIFIDEIDAIAPKREEVTGEVERRVVAQILALMDGLKERGKVIVIGATNRPDALDQALRRPGRFDREIELRVPDRDGRSEILQIHTRGMPLEDDVDMEEIADITHGFVGADLAALSRESAMNALRRILPELDLEEQTIPQEVLEKLFVTNNDFMDALKSISPSALREVFIEVPDIRWEDIGGLQELKETLKEAVEWPLTNSEDFKRIGIQPSKGILLFGPPGTGKTMLSKAVATESKANFISVKGSEILSKWFGESERKITEIFKKGKQASPCIIFFDEIDAIAPMRGSAAGEPRVVERMVNTLLSEMDGLEEMRGVVVIGATNRPDLIDAALLRPGRFDEVVLVSPPDEKARLEILKVHTKSMALDDNVNLVDLSKRTEGYSGADIEALCRKAGVIALHENIKIEKVSKRHFEAALSKVNPSTTPQTKEYYEEVARRLGRGLEAKKVREEFPREVA, via the coding sequence ATGCCTGAACTTGGCGAAGTTGAGCTTAGAGTTGCAGAAGCACTACAGCAAGATGTTGGAAAGGGTATTATAAGGATGGATAATGAATTACTTGCGGAAATGGACGTTGAACCTGGCGATATTGTTGAAATAATCGGTAAAAGAACAACAGGTGCAATAGTTGGACATGCCTATCCTGCAGATATTGGGCTTGAAATAGTGAGAATGGACGGCCTTACCCGATCAAATGCAGGCACATCTATAGGTGAAACCGTAACCATAAGACATGCTAAAATAAGAATTGCTAGAAAAGTTACCCTGGCTCCTGCAACAAAAGGATTAAGAATAATGGCATCGGGAGACATCATAAAAAGGAATATAATGGGGAGAGCAGCAGCAAGGGGGGATATTTTATCTTTAATATCTCCGCGGAGAACGAGAGAGACCTTCCGAGAATTCCCTGGGGGAGAGAAAGTTTTTAGAGAATTTTTTGAATCTACAACTCCATTTTCACTGGGTGAAATTAAATTTTCAGTGGTATCAACTAACCCTGCGGGTATTGTAAGAATAAATGATGTTACAGAAATAGAAGTGCGGCCTGAGGCTGTAGAAATAGTTGAAAAAAAGGTTCCAGATGTTACATATGATGATGTAGGTGGATTAAAGCAGGAGATAGGGAAAGTAAGGGAAATGATAGAACTTCCTCTGCGCCATCCTGAGATATTTGATAGACTTGGTATTGATCCGCCCCGTGGAGTTCTTTTACATGGAGCTCCAGGTACTGGAAAGACTCTACTTGCTAAGGCAGTTGCAAATGAAAGCGGCTCAAATTTTGTTGCTATAAACGGTCCTGAGGTTATGAGCAAATATGTGGGGGAAGCCGAGAAAAAAATAAGGGACTTATTTAAAGAGGCTGAAGAAAATGCGCCCACTGTAATATTTATAGACGAGATTGATGCAATTGCACCAAAAAGGGAAGAAGTTACTGGAGAAGTAGAGCGCAGAGTTGTTGCCCAGATACTTGCACTCATGGATGGATTAAAAGAAAGGGGAAAAGTAATAGTTATAGGTGCAACAAACAGGCCGGATGCACTTGATCAGGCACTTAGAAGGCCGGGACGATTTGATAGGGAAATAGAGCTTAGAGTTCCTGATAGGGATGGTAGGAGTGAAATACTGCAAATTCATACCCGGGGAATGCCCCTGGAAGATGATGTAGATATGGAAGAAATTGCTGATATAACACATGGTTTTGTTGGGGCAGATCTTGCAGCACTAAGCAGAGAATCGGCAATGAATGCACTTAGAAGGATACTACCTGAATTAGACCTTGAAGAGCAGACTATCCCTCAAGAAGTCCTTGAAAAATTGTTTGTAACAAATAATGATTTTATGGATGCTTTAAAATCAATCAGCCCCTCTGCACTTCGTGAAGTCTTTATAGAAGTTCCGGATATCCGTTGGGAAGATATAGGTGGACTGCAGGAGTTGAAAGAGACTCTTAAGGAAGCTGTAGAATGGCCGTTAACTAATTCTGAGGATTTTAAGCGGATTGGAATCCAACCATCTAAAGGAATTCTTTTATTTGGTCCGCCTGGAACTGGAAAGACCATGCTTTCAAAGGCGGTTGCAACAGAGTCAAAGGCTAATTTTATATCAGTTAAAGGCTCAGAGATTTTAAGCAAATGGTTTGGAGAATCTGAAAGAAAAATAACCGAAATATTTAAAAAAGGAAAACAGGCATCTCCATGTATAATATTTTTTGATGAAATAGATGCTATAGCTCCTATGAGGGGATCTGCAGCAGGTGAACCAAGGGTAGTTGAAAGAATGGTAAACACATTACTCTCTGAAATGGATGGTTTAGAAGAAATGAGGGGTGTTGTCGTAATTGGCGCTACAAACAGGCCTGATTTAATTGATGCTGCATTATTACGTCCTGGAAGATTTGATGAAGTTGTGCTTGTTTCACCGCCGGATGAAAAGGCACGTCTTGAAATATTAAAAGTCCATACTAAAAGCATGGCTCTTGATGATAATGTGAATCTTGTAGATCTTTCTAAAAGGACGGAAGGATACTCTGGAGCAGATATAGAAGCATTGTGCAGAAAAGCGGGTGTAATTGCACTCCATGAAAATATTAAAATTGAAAAAGTTTCAAAAAGACACTTTGAAGCAGCTTTAAGTAAAGTAAATCCATCTACAACACCACAGACCAAGGAGTATTATGAAGAAGTTGCAAGAAGACTTGGAAGAGGGTTAGAAGCTAAAAAAGTGAGAGAAGAGTTCCCAAGAGAAGTTGCCTAG
- a CDS encoding ORC1-type DNA replication protein, which yields MDIDDLLLYDETLFKNIDAFNPDYIPDNFMYRKSQMEALAISIRPALRSGRPVNGVILGSCATGKTTAIKKIFEMVERTSDKVVCVYINCQIHTTRFGIFSQIYQKIFGHTPPETGVPFSRIYQNIMQHLSNEGKALIVALDDINYLFYSKNANKIFYDILRAHESFEGVRTGVFAILSDIEFRFMLDKNVNSIFIPQEIIFNPYSKEEIKDILKERARIGFYSEVISDELLDEITEYTVSNGDLRVGIDLLRIGGNLAEADASKTIERKHIQEALKNTGSINLMYTLKSLSDDERTLLDLIRTSDVDLTAGELYSQFSKKTKSSYASFNRILNKLEFLRLIDTRFTGKGVKGNSRIIILRFDTEEIQKCMSRL from the coding sequence ATGGACATTGATGACCTTCTCCTTTATGATGAAACTCTGTTTAAAAACATCGATGCATTTAATCCAGATTACATTCCAGACAATTTCATGTATCGAAAATCACAAATGGAGGCCCTTGCAATCAGCATAAGGCCTGCACTACGTAGCGGAAGGCCAGTTAATGGGGTTATACTTGGCTCGTGTGCAACAGGGAAAACAACAGCCATTAAAAAGATCTTTGAAATGGTGGAAAGGACATCAGATAAAGTGGTTTGCGTCTATATAAACTGCCAGATACATACAACTCGGTTTGGCATATTTTCACAGATTTATCAAAAGATTTTCGGACATACTCCCCCAGAAACAGGGGTTCCCTTTTCAAGAATTTATCAAAATATAATGCAGCACCTTTCAAACGAGGGTAAAGCTCTCATTGTTGCATTAGATGATATTAATTATTTATTTTACAGTAAAAATGCCAATAAAATATTTTATGATATTTTAAGAGCTCATGAATCATTTGAAGGTGTAAGAACCGGTGTGTTTGCTATCCTGTCTGATATTGAATTCAGGTTCATGCTTGATAAAAATGTTAATTCCATATTCATCCCCCAGGAAATAATATTCAATCCCTACTCAAAAGAAGAAATAAAAGATATATTAAAAGAAAGGGCCAGAATTGGTTTTTACAGTGAAGTGATTTCAGATGAATTACTGGATGAAATCACCGAATATACGGTATCGAATGGCGATTTAAGGGTAGGAATCGACCTTTTAAGGATAGGTGGAAATCTGGCTGAAGCAGATGCATCTAAAACAATAGAACGAAAACATATTCAAGAGGCACTTAAAAATACGGGTTCTATAAATCTTATGTACACTCTCAAGTCTTTATCAGATGATGAAAGAACATTACTAGATCTTATACGGACTTCAGACGTAGATTTAACTGCAGGTGAACTTTACAGTCAGTTCAGTAAGAAAACTAAGTCAAGTTATGCTTCTTTTAACCGTATTTTAAATAAACTTGAATTTTTAAGGCTTATTGATACCAGGTTCACTGGAAAAGGAGTAAAAGGTAACTCAAGGATTATAATACTCAGATTCGACACGGAAGAAATCCAAAAATGTATGTCTCGTCTTTAG